A genomic window from Osmia bicornis bicornis chromosome 4, iOsmBic2.1, whole genome shotgun sequence includes:
- the LOC114878440 gene encoding adenosine kinase-like — MFEKIPLREAIAKLDVPAVVALGNPLLDAFVFLKNKDLLKKHNLTIDGETELTEDKMQELMADLQLESEPTISAGGSAQNTMRILEWLCDETFKKRYCIYSGGLGNDSKGTTLKNLVRSAGVDARYAIHSTLPTGQCIALINESSRSLVANIGAAGVYTTDDLKRCNLSLDKIKIIYIEGFFITHSFSVAKELVTQAQRRNIIVAFNLSGVYIFNDHHVAICEMVGHANIVFGNSREMEALAQALNITYDDVADIPFLLNSLKRIAVNVYSEYTNWWSRGGVFVMTQGGSAPAIAVYGKGYSVQVQPFKPKTPVVDTTGAGDSLVAGFLAGVLAGWEPKDCLEYGCKVASFMVTRLGVILPTNVPPDLLQ, encoded by the exons atgtttgaaaaaattcCACTGAGGGAAGCTATTGCGAAGTTGGATGTTCCTGCAGTTGTAGCTCTTGGCAATCCTTTGCTGGATGCTTTTGTATTTCTGAAAAACAAGGATTTACTAAAAAAACATAATCTTACAATAGATGGAGAAACTGAACTTACAGAAGATAAAATGCAGGAATTAATGGCAGACTTACAACTAGA ATCAGAACCTACAATTAGTGCAGGAGGATCAGCACAAAACACAATGAGAATTTTAGAATGGCTTTgcgatgaaacttttaaaAAGCGGTATTGTATTTATTCTGGAGGACTTGGAAATGATTCAAAGGGAACAACATTGAAGAACTTAGTGAGATCAGCAGGTGTGGATGCAAG ATATGCAATTCATTCAACTTTACCTACTGGACAGTGTATAGCACTGATAAATGAATCATCTCGTAGCCTTGTTGCAAATATAGGTGCTGCTGGTGTATATACTACAGATGACTTGAAAAGATGCAATCTGTCgttagataaaataaaaataatttatattgaaGGATTTTTTATAACTCACAGTTTTTCTGTAGCAAAAGAACTTGTTACACAGGCACAACGAAGGAATATAATTGTAGCTTTTAACCTGAGTGgagtatatatatttaat GATCATCATGTAGCAATATGTGAAATGGTTGGACATGCAAACATTGTGTTTGGAAATTCAAGAGAAATGGAAGCTTTGGCTCAAGCATTAAACATTACATACGACGATGTAGCTGACATAccatttttactaaatagTCTTAAAAGAATAGCAGTTAATGTTTACAGTGAGTATACAAATTGGTGGTCTCGCGGTGGAGTATTTGTTATGACCCAAGGCGGATCTGCACCAGCAATTGCTGTTTATGGGAAAGGTTATTCAGTTCAA gTACAACCATTTAAACCGAAAACTCCAGTTGTAGATACAACAGGTGCTGGTGATTCTTTAGTAGCTGGTTTTTTAGCAGGTGTTTTAGCTGGCTGGGAACCAAAAGATTGTTTGGAATATGGTTGCAAAGTAGCATCCTTTATGGTAACAAGACTTGGAGTCATATTACCAACAAATGTTCCACCagatttattacaataa